The Candidatus Poribacteria bacterium genome contains the following window.
CATCTTCCCCTCCATCTCTCCTCTCCCTTTCGGAAACATTATCTTTTGAGCCTACATCCGATTTCGGTAACATTATACATGAACGATAGCGCACGCTTGATTTTCCCCCGAGGACGTGCTATAGTTTAGAGTGAATATCCGACGGAGGTGATGGTGAGATGAAATCCTTGCTCTTTCCCCTTTCAATCCTGGTGTTTTTTCTGGGAGCCTCCATCGGGGTTGAGGGTAAGGTGATAACCCTCTTCGAGGACGATGATTCCTTCATAAGTCAGCTCTCAAGGCAGGATACGGCGACAAACATCGAAAACGAGAAAAAAGATGTATTCTATGGCGAGATCGCCATCAAGGTCAGCGCACCTCAGGGTTCGGCGGCGAACAACGTCCAGAGATATAACCCCAACATACCGGACTGGAATTACAAGATCGTGGAAAACCCCTCCAAGGAGGACGAGGCTCGATGGATTATGTTCGCCTGGAAGAAGATCGGCGGGAAAGGGATTATGATCCAGTTCCCCGACAACGGCGCATGGGGTGCTGTCACACAACCGTGTGTTAAACCGCCTGCCCCCGGCACAAGACGATACATCGATGGACAGAATATGACCGGATGGAGCGGGATATGCCTCTCGGATAAGATACCGGAGGATTGGGAGGTGGTGGTAAGGGATCTGTTCGCCGATTTCGGGTCGTTCACAATGACCGGGATAGCACTGACCCCTTTCGACAACGTCGGGCTGTACGATTCGATATACCTGGCCTGGAGCGAAACTGAGTTGAAAAAGCTATTGACCGGTATAAGGCCGGTCCAACCCCAGGAGAAACTGGCCACAACTTGGGCGAAACTCAAGTCTCCTTGAACAACAAAGCGGAAGATCTAATCTCCGGAGATGCCATAGGGTGCGAGGTCTCGCGCCCTTAACATCGGCAGAAACCATCTCTAACTCCTGAGAAATTCCGAGTTAAGGAGGGTATGAGAGATGAAAATAACGATAATAACTGGTATGATAGCAGCCCTGATATTCGGGCTCTTCACAGCTATGGGATACTCTCAAAAGAAGGAAGGGCTGGTCTTGTATCTGCCCTTCGAGGAGGGGAGCGGCAATAAGGTCCATGATCAATCGGGACACGGATGGGAAGGGGAGTTCAACGGCGCGAAATGGGTGGACGGTAAAATAGGAAAAGCGCTGGAGTTCAGCGGCACCGGCCTCGATTGCGTAGTGGTGGATGCTCCCGTGATAGATTCCGTCGGTAAGACCAACGAGATCACCATAGAAGCTTGGTTCTATCTCCTTTCACATCAGCAGTATGATGGCATAGTTTCGATAGCTACCAGATGTCCGGGGGAGTTCTGCTGTTCCTATCGGATAATGGTCGATCCGAGCTACCATCCCTTCTTCAATTGCGGCCATCACGTGGATAGAAAGATAACGGATTTCACGTTTAAGGAGAAGACCTGGTATCACTACGCCATGACGTATGACGGCAGCACCGCTAGGATCTACGTCAACGGCAAACAGATAGGAGAACAGGCTGAAAACGTAAAGCCCCTACCTAAGGCGAAGCCCGTTTTGGTCGGCACGGGAGAGGCCCCCGGAACATGGGGAACGAACGCCATAATCGACGAGGTTGCGATTTACGATAGATGCCTGGGTGAGGATGAGATCAAACAGGACATGAAGGGGGTGATACTCTCGGTAGATCCAAATTCTAAACTGACCACCGCGTGGGGCTATATCAAATACAACTTAAGGAGGTAAATGAACATGAAGCTCTATCTGTTTCTAGCCGTCGCTCTGCTGGCCGTGGCCGGTCTCGCGTGGGGAAACCTATTGGTGTTATTCGATGAGAACGCCAAGGACGAGGCCGGCGCGGGAGATTTCCCCGGCCTCTTCACCAGCCACGACGCTGGCAGCAAGGTGACGGTGACCTCAGATGACGCCTTCAGCGGCAAGGTCTCGGTCTTCGTCACCCCTGCCCAGTCCTACAACAATCAGATGAAGGGTTGGTCCTTCAAGATCGTCGAAAAACCGACCAAATCGGGCGAGTACAGATATATCCGCTTCGCCTGGAAGGCCAAGGGCGGAACCGGTGTGATGATCCAGTTCCCCGACAACGGCGCATGGGGTGCTGTCACACAGCCGTGTATTAAACCGCCTGCCCCCGGCACAAGACGATACATCGCCGGAAAGAACGTCACAGGATGGAGCGGGATATGCGTCTCGGATAAGATACCCGAGGATTGGGAGGTGGTCGAGAGGGATCTATTCGCCGATTTCGGCGCCTTCACTATGACCGGCATGGCGCTTACACCCTTCTCCGACGGCGGAGACGGCGATTATTACGATGCCATAATGTTGGCTGCGTCGCCGGATGAATTTCCCCAGCTCGCTCCCGTTGAACCTAAAGAAAAACTCGCCTTGCGATGGGCTGATGTGAAGATCAGGTGAAACCCCATTTTGAGAGGCGCTCACCTGAGCGTCTCTTATCTCCGAGCGGGTTTGTTATGTCTTCTAAATCAAAGTCGCTCACCTTCAAGTCCCTTCTCATCTCCCTTATCCTCATTCCCTTCAACTGTTATTGGATCATACAGGTGGAGATAATCTGGTATTCGGGCCACCCCACCTGCATCTCGCTCTT
Protein-coding sequences here:
- a CDS encoding LamG domain-containing protein codes for the protein MKITIITGMIAALIFGLFTAMGYSQKKEGLVLYLPFEEGSGNKVHDQSGHGWEGEFNGAKWVDGKIGKALEFSGTGLDCVVVDAPVIDSVGKTNEITIEAWFYLLSHQQYDGIVSIATRCPGEFCCSYRIMVDPSYHPFFNCGHHVDRKITDFTFKEKTWYHYAMTYDGSTARIYVNGKQIGEQAENVKPLPKAKPVLVGTGEAPGTWGTNAIIDEVAIYDRCLGEDEIKQDMKGVILSVDPNSKLTTAWGYIKYNLRR